The Chroicocephalus ridibundus chromosome 17, bChrRid1.1, whole genome shotgun sequence genome window below encodes:
- the DHX58 gene encoding ATP-dependent RNA helicase DHX58 produces the protein MGERRSGMELRGYQREAVGPALRGRNSIVWLPTGAGKTRAAVHVCRQHLESRPGRRVAVLVNKVHLVEQHAKKEFHVLQKDFRVTAISGDSSHKTFFACAVKESDVVICTAQILQNALASGEEDTRVELTDFSLLVIDECHHTHKEAVYNKIMLNYLQRKLSGQQDLPQVLGLTASPGTGGATTFEGAVEHILQICANLDTEKIMSAQEELQQLQSHVPQPRKQYDLCQERAQDPFGERLKMMMRRIQQYMEVPGLPQDFGTQVYEQRIVELEKRAAETFCRKTRVCALHLRKYNDALLINDTVRMIDAFQCLQQFYASERDTKDPTEQFLTATFEENRTGLQALAGDRRYENPRLGNLEEILREHFQPLGASRGIVFTKTRQSAHSLLSWLQDTAALHGQHIRAAVLTGAGYSNQTRHMTQNEQQDVIKLFREGALNLLFSTSVAEEGLDIPQCNIVVRYGLMTNEIAMMQARGRARAENSVYSVLAKANSREVSRELLNEDLVELMERAIRAVQAMPEQEYRLKIRELQRVAVASWLMKEARISERRQLHDPDAVYLYCVNCNTAVCRGSDLRTVEGMHHVNVNPNFGLYYRVSAGKLQFQRTFKDWEPGCRIVCSECSQDWGMEMIYRHVKLPILCIKNFVVETPAEKRKYKKWSAVTFPVKEFDYVEYCSSTYGQSF, from the exons ATGGGGGAGCGGCGGAGCGGGATGGAGCTGCGGGGGTACCAACGGGAGGCGGTGGGGCCGGCGCTCCGCGGCCGCAACAGCATCGTCTGGCTGCCCACGGGCGCCGGCAAGACCCGGGCCGCCGTCCACGTCTGTCGGCAGCACCTGGAGAGCCGGCCGGGCCGCAGGGTGGCCGTGCTGGTCAACAAg GTGCACCTGGTGGAGCAACACGCCAAGAAGGAGTTCCACGTGCTGCAGAAGGACTTCAGGGTGACAGCCATCAGCGGGGACAGTAGCCACAAGACCTTCTTTGCCTGCGCGGTGAAGGAGAGCGACGTCGTCATCTGCACGGCCCAGATCCTGCAGAACGCGCTGGCCAGTGGGGAGGAGGACACGCGCGTGGAGCTGACGG ATTTCTCGTTGCTGGTGATCGATGAGTGCCACCACACGCACAAGGAAGCCGTCTACAACAAAATCATGCTGAATTACCTCCAGCGCAAGCTCAGCGGGCAGCAGGACCTGCCACAGGTCCTGGGCCTGACGGCGTCCCCTGGCACCGGGGGGGCAACCACCTTCGAGGGGGCTGTAGAGCACATCCTGCAG ATCTGCGCCAACCTGGACACCGAGAAAATCATGTCAgcgcaggaggagctgcagcaaCTGCAGAGCCACGTCCCCCAGCCCAGGAAGCAGTACGACCTGTGCCAGGAGAGAGCGCAG gacCCCTTTGGCGAGCGGCTGAAGATGATGATGAGGCGGATCCAGCAGTACATGGAGGTGCCCGGCCTGCCGCAGGACTTTGGCACGCAGGTTTACGAGCAACGCATCGTGGAGCTGGAGAAGAGAG CGGCAGAGACGTTTTGTCGCAAGACGCGGGTGTGCGCGCTGCACCTGCGCAAGTACAACGACGCTTTGCTGATCAACGACACGGTGCGGATGATCGACGCCTTCCAGTGCCTCCAGCAGTTCTACGCCTCCGAGCGGGACACGAAGGACCCCACCGAACAGTTCCTCACCGCCACGTTTGAGG AGAACAGGACGGGCCTGCAGGCGCTCGCCGGCGACCGGCGCTATGAGAACCCCAGGCTGGGCAATCTGGAGGAGATCCTGCGGGAGCACTTCCAGCCCCTGGGGGCTTCTCGCGGCATCGTCTTCACCAAGACCCGGCAGAGCGCCCACAGCCTGCTCAGCTGGCTGCAGGACACGGCCGCGCTCcacgggcagcacatcagggctGCCGTCCTCACCGGCGCCGGCTACAGCAACCAGACCAGGCACATGACGCAA aACGAGCAGCAGGACGTGATCAAGCTGTTCCGCGAGGGAGCCCTCAACCTGCTCTTCTCCACCAGCGTGGCCGAGGAGGGGCTGGATATCCCCCAGTGCAACATTGTGGTCCGCTACGGTCTGATGACCAACGAGATCGCCATGATGCAG GCCCGGGGCCGTGCCCGTGCCGAGAACAGCGTCTACTCGGTCCTCGCCAAAGCCAACAGCAGAGAGGTCTCCCGCGAGCTGCTCAACGAGGACCTCGTGGAGCTCATGGAGCGGGCGATCAGAGCGGTGCAGGCCATGCCCGAGCAGGAGTACCGCCTCAAG ATCAGGGAGCTGCAGCGAGTGGCGGTTGCCAGCTGGCTGATGAAGGAGGCCAGGATCAGCGAGAGGCGGCAGCTGCATGACCCCGATGCTGTTTACCTCTACTGCGTCAACTGCAACACGGCGGTGTGCCGCGGCAGCGACCTCCGCACCGTGGAGGGCATGCACCACGTTAACGTCAACCCCAACTTCGG GTTGTATTACAGAGTTTCCGCTGGGAAGCTGCAGTTCCAGCGGACTTTCAAGGATTGGGAGCCCGGCTGCCGCATCGTGTGCAGTGAGTGCAGCCAG GACTGGGGAATGGAGATGATCTACCGGCACGTGAAGCTGCCCATCCTCTGCATCAAAAACTTCGTGGTGGAGACACCGGCTGAAAAGAGGAAGTATAAGAAGTGGAGCGCCGTGACGTTCCCTGTCAAGGAGTTTGACTATGTGGAGTACTGCTCCAGCACCTATGGCCAGTCCTTCTAG